In Sciurus carolinensis chromosome 17, mSciCar1.2, whole genome shotgun sequence, one genomic interval encodes:
- the LOC124969306 gene encoding olfactory receptor 7E24-like codes for MYLVTMLGNLLIILAVSSDSHLHTPMYFFLSNLSLADIGFISTTVPKMIVNLLNHSRVISYGGCLTQMSVFIIFGCMDDLLLTMMAYDHFVAICHPLHYSVIMNPRLCGFLLLLSLLISLLDSQLQNLSVLNFSYFKDIEISNFFCDPSQLLNLTCPETFSSTIVKCFVFAIFGFIPISGIFFSYYKIISSILRIPSSSGKYKAFSTCGSHLAVVCVFYGTGLGVYLGSAVSHSPRTGAVASVMYTVVTPMLNPFIYSLWNKDLKNSLRRLCSRLF; via the coding sequence ATGTACCTGGTCACgatgcttgggaacctgctcatcatcctggctgtcagctctgactcccacctccacacccccatgtacttcttcctctccaacctgtccctgGCTGACATTGGTTTCATCTCCACCACAGTCCCAAAGATGATTGTGAACCTCCTAAATCATAGCAGAGTCATCTCCTATGGGGGTTGCCTGACACAGATGtctgttttcatcatttttggaTGCATGGATGATCTGCTGCTGACCATGATGGCCTATGACcactttgtggccatctgtcaccccttGCATTACTCAGTCATCATGAACCCTCGCCTATGTGGCTTCCTACTTTTGCTGTCTCTTTTAATTAGCCTTTTGGACTCCCAACTGCAAAATTTGAGTGTCTTAAACTTTTCCTACTTCAAGGATATAGAAATTTCCaatttcttctgtgacccttctcaACTCCTTAATCTTACATGTCCTGAAACTTTCTCCAGTACCATTGTCAAGTGCTTTGTTTTTGCCATATTTGGTTTTATTCCCATTTCAGGGAtctttttctcttattacaaaattatttcctCTATTCTGAGAATCCCATCCTCAAGtgggaagtacaaagccttctccacctgtgggtctcacctggcagTTGTCTGTGTATTTTATGGAACTGGCCTTGGAGTGTACCTGGGTTCAGCTGTGTCACATTCTCCCAGAACAGGTgcagtggcctcagtgatgtacacagTAGTCAcacccatgctgaaccccttcatctacagcttATGGAATAAGGACTTAAAAAACTCCCTGAGGAGGCTGTGCAGCAGATTGTTCTGA